TATTCGCCGGTATTTTCAGCCTCCTGTTGATTGGCGAAGTCCTCGGGATGCGTCAGATCGCCGGCTGTGCTCTGATCCTGGCCGGCATGCTGGCAGCAGAATACCGCGGCAGAAGTGAATAAAGCCATCCATTGAGGTGCTAACCATGTCTGATAACACCATCACCCTGTCAGAACTTCGCGCCGCCGTGTCAGAGTTTGTTTCCGAAAGAGACTGGGAAACCTACCATACGCCCAAGAGCCTCAGCATGTCCATTGCCATCGAAGCCGCCGAGCTCATGGAATTATTCCAATGGCATGGCAACGAGCAGTCACGCCAGGCGGGCGAGCATGAGGAAAAACGGACGGAAGCAGCCGACGAGTTGGCTGACGTTTTGATCTACTGCCTGGCATTTGCCAATACGCTGCAATTGGACATCAGCGATGCCGTGGCCTCGAAACTGGACATCAACCAACGGCGCTACCCGCCAGGAAAGTTGCCCAGCCGCCACCATGATTTGGAGTAGAGCGCCCTGCGATAATCGTTTTATCGATCACCCTCTCCGCTCTCGTCGATTGACCCGGTCAAGGCCCAGTAACACAGAGGAGCCCCCCCGTTGAGAAAAAAACCACCCCCACCGAAAGTCTCGGTTCCCAATATTCCTGGCAGTTATTTTGACCGGATCAACAGTGAACGCGACAACTTCGATCACTGGGCGGTGCTTGCCGATGCAGCGATGGAAAATGATGATTTTCGGCTGGCTTTGTCAGCGC
This genomic window from Chloroflexota bacterium contains:
- a CDS encoding nucleotide pyrophosphohydrolase, whose protein sequence is MSDNTITLSELRAAVSEFVSERDWETYHTPKSLSMSIAIEAAELMELFQWHGNEQSRQAGEHEEKRTEAADELADVLIYCLAFANTLQLDISDAVASKLDINQRRYPPGKLPSRHHDLE